From the Ruminiclostridium josui JCM 17888 genome, one window contains:
- a CDS encoding SUKH-4 family immunity protein — protein sequence MDKESITEFWNDSLVRFNMELLSKCSLTQETKEFLELFGLPVNCEFLKDLNISFYNIFEQISIKGCNYIAIGDDYGTKICIRENLNEIISVDIERDMNIRIINSSIEHFINFLQIYFTRRPELSKADDEEAVEIVRSMRDDFDKLDAMALSNEENWWAVILEQTEQGLL from the coding sequence ATGGATAAGGAAAGTATTACAGAATTTTGGAATGATTCACTCGTTCGATTTAATATGGAACTACTTTCTAAATGCTCATTAACACAAGAGACTAAAGAGTTTTTGGAACTTTTTGGGCTACCAGTAAACTGTGAGTTCCTTAAAGACCTAAATATTAGCTTTTATAATATTTTTGAGCAAATTAGTATCAAGGGTTGCAATTATATTGCAATTGGAGATGATTACGGAACAAAAATATGCATTAGAGAGAATTTAAATGAAATAATATCAGTTGATATTGAAAGAGATATGAACATTCGGATTATTAATTCGAGTATTGAACATTTTATAAATTTCTTGCAAATTTATTTCACAAGGAGACCTGAACTATCAAAGGCTGATGATGAGGAAGCAGTTGAAATAGTAAGGTCAATGAGAGATGATTTTGATAAATTAGATGCTATGGCATTAAGTAATGAGGAAAATTGGTGGGCCGTTATTTTAGAGCAAACCGAGCAAGGACTACTATAG
- a CDS encoding ATP-binding protein gives MISSENNATGIPANQGDMKSTEKSKAYVSSREHIVDELRRLDLIFRRYIRDNKEEGNTTAYAGIVLSKEEICSLLEEENIEGQEKPIEYRLAELETEISERVEATKASGINLSLPYISQLLNLSLFEERCLIACIAPEIDTKYEKVYGYFENDTAIKNPSINLLMKIFLSTEDERIEARKLFSLQAPLVRLLLENGNDLSDNCIPLISRHLKLDDWVVNYLLDINILDSRLIHVAELIQTRERGYISPNHENDRILHFIDYYRNGRTKRNQILYFYGPEGAGKKDYVLSVCEHLRLPLIAADLEKILSSDLPFDEILRLLGRQIKISNCILCLENFQLLVSEEWSQQIRINRILQMLHEFSETTFILGRTQWHLTNTDSRFAYVAVEYPYPSAIARKKYWQELSEKYQLDSNLNLNNFAEVFRFTPGQIENVLRLGENYSVWNGVRDGRIETKYLTNACYTQSNRKLGELAKKIDTLYTMDMLVLPEDQMLQMKEICRQVKYRSIVYEKWGFEKRLALGKGLNIMFSGPPGSGKTMAAEVIANEIGLEIYKIDVSRVVSKYIGETEKNLGEIFHEAETSNAILFFDEADALFGKRSEVKDSHDRYANVEIGYLLQRMEEYKGIVILATNLNQNIDEAFLRRLHFNVAFPFPDKEQRKLIWLGIFPSGAPVDENLDYDFLAEKFVMAGGNIKNIAVNAAFYAAHAGCPIGIKQIMQAAKREYKKMGKTFLKSDFAPYYQLIEVVK, from the coding sequence ATGATAAGTTCAGAAAACAATGCAACAGGTATTCCCGCAAATCAGGGTGATATGAAAAGTACAGAGAAATCAAAGGCATATGTTTCAAGCCGAGAACACATAGTGGATGAATTACGGCGTCTGGATTTAATATTCAGACGATATATCCGGGACAACAAAGAAGAGGGCAATACAACGGCATATGCGGGGATAGTTCTATCAAAAGAAGAAATATGTAGTCTTTTGGAAGAAGAAAATATTGAAGGACAGGAAAAGCCTATAGAGTACAGGCTTGCCGAACTGGAAACTGAAATTTCCGAAAGGGTGGAAGCAACCAAGGCATCCGGGATAAATCTTTCACTACCGTATATTTCACAATTGCTAAACCTTAGTCTGTTTGAAGAAAGATGCCTTATCGCCTGTATAGCCCCTGAGATAGATACAAAATATGAAAAAGTATACGGGTATTTTGAGAATGATACAGCAATAAAAAATCCAAGCATTAACTTGTTGATGAAAATATTTTTATCAACAGAGGATGAAAGAATTGAAGCAAGGAAGCTTTTCAGTCTGCAAGCACCTTTGGTAAGACTTTTGCTTGAAAATGGAAATGATCTGTCAGATAACTGCATTCCGTTGATATCACGTCACCTTAAATTAGATGATTGGGTAGTCAACTATTTATTGGATATCAATATACTTGATTCACGGTTAATACATGTGGCTGAACTGATTCAAACGCGGGAAAGAGGTTACATAAGCCCTAATCATGAAAATGACAGAATACTGCATTTTATCGACTATTACAGGAATGGAAGGACAAAAAGAAATCAAATACTTTACTTCTATGGTCCTGAGGGAGCCGGTAAAAAAGATTATGTACTGTCAGTATGTGAGCACCTTAGATTACCTCTTATTGCAGCAGATTTAGAAAAGATATTAAGCTCTGATTTACCATTTGATGAAATTCTTAGACTGCTGGGCAGGCAGATCAAAATAAGCAATTGTATTCTCTGCCTTGAAAACTTTCAACTATTGGTTTCAGAAGAATGGAGCCAGCAGATAAGAATCAACAGAATCCTGCAAATGCTCCATGAGTTTTCTGAAACAACATTTATTCTTGGGAGAACTCAATGGCATTTAACAAATACCGACAGCAGGTTTGCCTATGTTGCGGTGGAATATCCTTATCCTTCAGCAATAGCAAGAAAGAAATATTGGCAAGAGCTTAGTGAAAAATATCAGCTGGATTCAAATTTAAACCTCAATAATTTTGCTGAAGTTTTCCGTTTTACACCGGGTCAAATTGAAAATGTTCTTAGATTGGGTGAAAACTATTCGGTATGGAATGGAGTCAGAGATGGAAGGATTGAGACAAAATACCTAACTAATGCCTGCTATACTCAATCAAACAGAAAACTTGGCGAATTGGCAAAAAAGATAGACACACTTTATACAATGGATATGCTTGTTTTGCCTGAAGATCAAATGTTGCAAATGAAAGAAATATGCAGGCAGGTAAAATACCGTTCGATTGTTTATGAAAAATGGGGATTTGAAAAGCGTCTCGCCCTGGGAAAAGGATTAAATATTATGTTCTCTGGCCCACCGGGCAGTGGGAAAACAATGGCCGCAGAGGTAATAGCAAATGAGATAGGCCTTGAAATATACAAGATTGACGTCTCAAGAGTTGTAAGTAAGTATATCGGAGAAACGGAAAAAAATCTTGGGGAAATATTTCATGAAGCTGAGACTTCAAATGCCATACTGTTTTTCGACGAAGCTGATGCTCTGTTTGGAAAACGTTCCGAAGTCAAAGATTCCCATGACAGATATGCAAATGTTGAAATAGGGTATCTACTTCAAAGAATGGAAGAGTACAAGGGAATAGTTATTCTAGCTACAAACCTGAATCAGAACATTGATGAAGCTTTTTTGAGAAGATTGCACTTCAACGTAGCATTTCCATTTCCTGATAAGGAACAGCGTAAGCTCATATGGTTGGGTATTTTTCCTTCCGGGGCTCCGGTAGATGAGAATTTAGATTATGACTTTCTGGCAGAGAAATTTGTTATGGCGGGGGGAAATATAAAAAATATAGCAGTAAATGCAGCTTTTTATGCTGCCCATGCAGGGTGCCCCATAGGGATAAAGCAAATTATGCAGGCGGCAAAAAGAGAATACAAAAAAATGGGTAAAACCTTTTTGAAATCAGATTTTGCTCCATATTATCAACTGATTGAGGTGGTGAAATAA
- a CDS encoding DUF4255 domain-containing protein gives MAVETRTVIRDVSASLKALIKANVPELNDDSYITFGSPSDVDSANMTLSLCLYYLTESHSMRNSERERIPGTNQLFDSPSYLDLYYLMTPYAKDRDTELLILGKLFQLFHEHAVLSGDDLKGNLAACGNEKIRISYNNLSLQDIKQLWEVFPGKPAKLSLSYLVSAVRMPAEKIITLPLITEEPKPKFYNLKTHTELSEKNT, from the coding sequence ATGGCTGTGGAAACCCGTACAGTAATCAGAGATGTTAGTGCAAGCCTAAAGGCTTTAATTAAAGCAAATGTTCCGGAATTAAATGATGATAGTTACATAACATTTGGTTCTCCAAGTGATGTGGATTCAGCAAACATGACGCTTTCATTGTGCTTGTATTACCTTACCGAAAGCCATAGCATGAGAAACAGTGAGAGAGAACGAATACCAGGGACAAACCAGTTATTTGACTCTCCTTCCTATCTTGACCTGTATTATTTGATGACTCCATATGCAAAGGACAGGGATACCGAACTTTTGATTTTGGGAAAACTGTTTCAACTGTTTCACGAGCATGCGGTGCTCAGTGGAGATGACCTTAAAGGAAACCTTGCTGCTTGTGGAAACGAGAAAATAAGAATATCCTACAATAATCTATCACTGCAGGACATTAAACAGTTATGGGAGGTATTCCCGGGAAAACCTGCAAAGTTGAGCCTGTCTTATCTGGTATCTGCAGTAAGGATGCCGGCTGAAAAGATAATTACATTACCATTAATTACAGAGGAACCAAAGCCAAAATTTTACAATTTAAAAACCCATACAGAATTATCAGAAAAGAATACATGA
- a CDS encoding phage tail sheath family protein, which produces MPNYLSPGVYVEEVSSGVKPIEGVGTAVGAFIGVAEKGVIGKAVLVTNWSQYVREFGGFIPNAYLAYAVYNFFAEGGTSCYVVRAASEDAKKAYCIVKDDQGENLFQISARSEGIWGNRISFQIGSSSNGQMNGFKLNIKYTEKSSFSDEYVGEEVEGELVETFDNLLITNFEEKINDVSSFITVTPLVDLTKLDNMDKVPMFTDEDDYIELANGVDGISYIEYIDSENQKLGINAFDPIDEINILAAPDVANMESNRSIILAILNYCKNRKDCFYVIDPPHGLTPQEVKDFKEGAGEFAGNSFNSSYGALYYPWVFINDPLTGKKKLIPPSGSVVGTYAYVDSARGVHKAPAGTTDGYLDTVVGVEKIVTKGEQELLNPIGINVIRSLPEGICIWGARTLSSDPEWRYINIRRLMMYIEESVDKASQWVVFEPNEPTLWGKVKRNISAFLTRVWRDGALYGSTQEEAFFVKVDEENNPPASRDAGQLVIEVGVAPVKPAEFVIIKVSQKTLSK; this is translated from the coding sequence ATGCCAAATTATTTATCACCAGGAGTTTATGTAGAAGAAGTTTCCAGTGGGGTGAAGCCGATAGAAGGCGTAGGTACAGCAGTTGGCGCTTTTATCGGAGTCGCTGAGAAAGGTGTCATTGGTAAAGCTGTTCTGGTTACTAATTGGAGCCAGTATGTCAGAGAATTTGGAGGATTTATTCCAAATGCTTACCTTGCTTACGCCGTGTATAATTTCTTTGCGGAAGGAGGAACATCCTGCTATGTTGTAAGAGCCGCATCAGAAGATGCAAAGAAGGCATATTGCATTGTAAAGGATGATCAAGGAGAAAATCTATTCCAAATCAGTGCCCGTTCTGAAGGAATTTGGGGTAATAGAATTTCCTTTCAAATAGGTAGTTCATCAAACGGACAGATGAACGGTTTCAAACTTAATATCAAGTATACCGAGAAGAGTTCATTCAGCGATGAGTATGTTGGAGAAGAAGTTGAAGGTGAACTTGTTGAAACATTTGATAATTTACTGATAACCAACTTTGAAGAAAAAATCAACGATGTATCATCATTTATCACAGTAACACCATTGGTAGATCTTACTAAACTAGATAACATGGATAAGGTTCCAATGTTCACTGACGAAGATGACTATATAGAATTGGCTAATGGTGTGGATGGAATATCATACATAGAGTACATTGACAGCGAAAACCAAAAGTTGGGAATTAATGCATTTGACCCTATAGACGAAATTAATATACTTGCAGCTCCTGACGTAGCAAATATGGAGTCTAACAGAAGTATTATTCTTGCAATTCTCAATTACTGCAAGAACAGAAAAGACTGCTTCTACGTTATTGATCCTCCACACGGATTGACACCTCAGGAAGTAAAGGACTTCAAAGAGGGTGCAGGAGAATTTGCAGGTAATTCATTCAATTCTTCATATGGTGCACTGTATTATCCATGGGTATTTATCAACGACCCACTTACAGGAAAGAAAAAGCTCATTCCTCCATCAGGTTCAGTTGTAGGTACATATGCGTATGTTGATTCAGCTAGAGGAGTACATAAAGCTCCTGCAGGAACTACAGACGGATATCTTGACACAGTAGTAGGTGTTGAAAAGATAGTAACTAAGGGTGAGCAGGAACTTCTCAATCCTATAGGTATAAATGTAATTCGTTCTTTACCTGAGGGAATTTGCATCTGGGGTGCCAGAACTCTCTCATCTGATCCAGAGTGGCGCTATATAAATATCAGACGTCTGATGATGTATATTGAAGAATCAGTTGACAAGGCAAGCCAATGGGTAGTATTCGAACCCAATGAGCCAACCCTCTGGGGTAAGGTAAAAAGGAACATATCAGCTTTCCTGACAAGAGTGTGGAGAGACGGAGCACTATATGGTTCCACCCAGGAAGAAGCATTCTTCGTTAAAGTAGACGAGGAAAACAACCCTCCAGCATCTAGAGATGCAGGTCAATTAGTAATAGAAGTCGGTGTAGCTCCTGTTAAACCGGCAGAATTTGTAATAATTAAAGTCAGCCAAAAGACGCTGTCTAAATAA
- a CDS encoding phage tail protein, which produces MATGKRNDPYRNFRFRVVIDGIQIAAFSDATIPDISTEAVEYREGTDAPHSRKLSGLTKFGNVTLKRGLTDSMELYNWRKAVVQKGALNNRRSLSIILVDEEGNDKAQWDIIEAWPIKYDVSALSAKGNEVSIENIELAHEGISRVK; this is translated from the coding sequence ATGGCAACAGGAAAGAGAAATGATCCATACAGAAATTTTAGATTCAGAGTAGTAATTGACGGCATTCAGATAGCAGCGTTTTCTGATGCAACAATTCCTGATATATCTACAGAAGCAGTAGAATACAGAGAGGGAACAGATGCACCTCATTCAAGAAAACTGTCAGGTCTTACTAAGTTCGGTAACGTAACTTTAAAGAGGGGTCTTACAGATAGTATGGAACTGTACAACTGGCGTAAAGCAGTTGTGCAAAAGGGTGCACTTAACAACAGAAGAAGCCTATCCATAATATTGGTAGATGAAGAAGGCAATGATAAAGCTCAATGGGATATCATTGAAGCATGGCCAATCAAATATGACGTTAGTGCATTAAGTGCTAAGGGAAATGAAGTTAGTATTGAAAACATTGAGCTTGCCCATGAAGGCATATCAAGAGTTAAGTAA
- a CDS encoding phage tail assembly protein, whose product MDILQTEFNFTLPKGYVDETGTIHKQGTMRLATAADEIMPLRDARVQQNPAYLSVILLSRVVTNLGTLKMITPRVIEELYTSDFSYLQELYNRINQNGSNTIKTKCPKCDHAFEVEAEILGE is encoded by the coding sequence ATGGATATTTTACAAACTGAATTTAACTTTACACTGCCCAAAGGGTATGTGGACGAGACAGGAACAATACATAAGCAGGGAACAATGAGACTTGCTACTGCCGCAGATGAAATTATGCCCCTTCGTGATGCACGTGTTCAGCAAAATCCCGCTTATTTATCAGTAATCCTGCTTTCACGTGTAGTAACAAACTTAGGTACACTTAAAATGATAACCCCCAGAGTTATAGAGGAGTTGTATACTTCTGACTTTTCCTATTTGCAGGAATTATACAACAGAATCAACCAGAATGGATCTAATACTATAAAAACCAAGTGTCCCAAATGTGATCATGCTTTTGAGGTAGAGGCTGAGATTCTGGGGGAATAA
- a CDS encoding DUF6760 family protein: MTGYPLDRLYEEVAFLSYYLHWDYKTVMGLEHFERERWCREVSEINKKLNGDEGKKDFFEV, from the coding sequence ATAACCGGCTACCCTCTCGACCGCCTCTACGAGGAGGTAGCCTTTTTGTCCTACTACCTGCACTGGGATTACAAAACAGTGATGGGTTTGGAGCATTTTGAGAGAGAACGCTGGTGTAGGGAAGTAAGTGAAATAAACAAGAAGCTCAACGGAGATGAAGGCAAGAAAGATTTCTTTGAGGTTTAG
- a CDS encoding phage tail protein — translation MANILNLVERRNWVPGYRKDPYLTFNFVVEIDGIAVAGFTDVSGLSIETQVERKTFGGENHKEYTFLTQTKYSDITLKHGITNDDYLWNWYRMVINGRITRKNGSICLLDHSGNPKLWWDFLEACPIKWEGPAFSATSSSIAAETLVLTHNGINMHK, via the coding sequence ATGGCAAATATACTAAATTTGGTGGAAAGAAGAAACTGGGTTCCAGGATACAGAAAAGATCCATACCTTACATTTAACTTTGTAGTAGAGATTGATGGTATTGCTGTTGCAGGATTTACTGATGTTTCAGGGTTGAGTATTGAAACACAGGTGGAGCGTAAAACCTTCGGAGGAGAAAACCACAAAGAGTACACATTCCTAACTCAGACTAAATACAGCGATATAACATTGAAACATGGAATTACAAATGATGATTATTTGTGGAATTGGTATCGAATGGTAATCAATGGAAGGATAACTAGAAAAAACGGCTCAATTTGCTTATTGGATCATTCAGGTAATCCAAAACTATGGTGGGATTTTTTGGAAGCTTGTCCTATTAAGTGGGAAGGCCCTGCATTTAGTGCCACAAGCAGTTCTATAGCGGCAGAAACACTGGTATTGACCCATAATGGTATAAATATGCATAAATAA
- a CDS encoding phage late control D family protein: MDTTKVANYKIQLNGSDLSPDLFNAIETVTIEDEINLPALFRIQMNMVDSGNGKWRGIDLKTFKPGDKISISMGLDKPELMISGEITSLELLVAEHSLVEIRGYDMLHRLRMGTRNKVFTKKKDSEIASEIAREHGLTPQVDDTKTVYPYVFQNNISNYDFLIKRAAYLDYELYAEDKKLYFVKSRAPKAPELPDFNYKRDYEELNLELRALTKGSEVTVRGWNVKEKKEIEALAKKGDETTKMGGKESGYELTEKSIEKAPVSFWVENLIDVSEGKAAAAAAYNSLLREFITGEGKCYGNPMVRAGKSVKLLGIDERFTGVYYIISTIHNIDKQGYMTKFKVKRTGI, translated from the coding sequence ATGGATACTACAAAAGTTGCAAATTATAAAATTCAGCTCAATGGCTCGGATTTATCCCCTGACTTATTTAACGCTATAGAAACAGTAACAATTGAAGATGAAATAAATCTGCCAGCACTGTTTAGAATACAAATGAATATGGTGGACAGCGGTAACGGTAAATGGCGAGGAATTGATTTAAAAACTTTCAAACCCGGAGATAAGATATCAATCTCAATGGGGCTTGACAAGCCCGAATTAATGATAAGTGGAGAGATAACCTCTTTGGAGTTGTTGGTAGCCGAGCACAGTTTAGTTGAAATAAGAGGCTACGACATGCTTCACAGGCTGCGTATGGGAACAAGAAACAAGGTTTTTACAAAGAAAAAAGACAGTGAAATTGCCAGTGAAATCGCTAGGGAACATGGTCTCACTCCTCAGGTAGATGACACAAAAACCGTTTATCCATATGTTTTTCAGAATAATATCAGCAATTATGATTTCTTGATTAAAAGAGCTGCATATCTAGACTATGAGCTTTATGCCGAGGATAAGAAATTATACTTTGTTAAGTCTAGGGCTCCTAAAGCCCCTGAACTTCCTGATTTTAATTACAAAAGAGATTATGAGGAACTCAATCTTGAACTCAGAGCATTAACAAAGGGAAGTGAAGTCACAGTAAGAGGTTGGAATGTTAAGGAAAAGAAGGAAATAGAAGCCTTAGCAAAAAAAGGGGATGAAACAACAAAAATGGGTGGAAAAGAATCGGGCTATGAACTAACTGAAAAAAGTATTGAAAAAGCTCCGGTATCCTTCTGGGTTGAAAACCTAATTGATGTTAGTGAAGGTAAAGCGGCAGCGGCGGCAGCGTATAATAGTCTCCTGCGAGAATTTATAACCGGTGAGGGAAAATGCTATGGTAATCCTATGGTCAGGGCAGGGAAATCAGTAAAACTTTTAGGGATAGATGAACGCTTCACTGGAGTTTACTATATTATTTCAACTATCCATAACATAGATAAACAGGGCTATATGACTAAATTTAAGGTAAAGAGGACCGGAATATGA
- a CDS encoding phage baseplate assembly protein V, producing MSESISISNFTEYVQKDEKVLGVMIGVVIKNDSANDSEKPGPGLVKVQIPLLGMKESNWARIASFMAGKERGAFFLPEVGDEVLVAFENGDVNKPFIIGALWNGKDTPPEENSDGKNNIRVIKSRSGHILEFSDKSGEERILLKSSKGHIVQIDDKNGAESIQIIDKSGSNALNISTKDNKITIKSGKDIELSAPNENFQ from the coding sequence ATGAGTGAAAGTATCAGCATTTCAAATTTTACCGAATATGTTCAAAAAGACGAAAAGGTTTTAGGTGTGATGATAGGGGTTGTTATAAAAAATGACTCTGCAAATGACTCTGAAAAGCCTGGGCCGGGTCTTGTAAAGGTACAGATTCCATTACTTGGAATGAAAGAGTCAAATTGGGCCAGAATTGCATCCTTTATGGCGGGAAAAGAGAGAGGAGCTTTTTTCCTTCCTGAAGTAGGTGATGAGGTACTTGTTGCATTTGAAAATGGAGACGTAAATAAGCCCTTTATTATCGGAGCTCTATGGAATGGAAAAGATACACCCCCTGAAGAAAACAGTGATGGAAAAAATAATATCAGGGTTATAAAGTCTCGTAGCGGACATATATTGGAGTTTTCAGACAAAAGCGGTGAAGAAAGAATTTTATTGAAATCCTCAAAAGGCCATATAGTGCAAATTGATGACAAAAATGGAGCTGAAAGTATACAGATTATAGATAAATCAGGTAGTAATGCACTGAATATCAGTACAAAAGACAATAAAATAACTATAAAATCAGGTAAAGATATTGAACTTTCAGCACCTAATGAAAACTTTCAATAA
- a CDS encoding PAAR domain-containing protein: MGQPAAKQGDRIIATDTHIELVPVGKSTVPTPIPNPFTGIIDGNLSSNVNIMGKPAATVDSTATNTPSHSPKSGPFQKAPKNKGKISVGSATVKINGKMAARNGDTAITCNDPADIPVGKVVAAGTVIIGG; this comes from the coding sequence ATGGGACAACCAGCTGCAAAGCAAGGCGACCGCATAATAGCAACGGATACGCATATAGAATTAGTTCCGGTGGGGAAAAGCACAGTGCCGACACCAATACCGAATCCTTTTACAGGCATTATAGACGGGAACCTTAGCAGTAATGTAAATATTATGGGAAAGCCAGCTGCAACAGTAGATTCAACAGCTACAAATACACCATCTCATTCCCCGAAATCGGGGCCTTTCCAAAAAGCACCGAAAAATAAGGGCAAAATCTCAGTGGGTAGTGCCACTGTTAAAATAAATGGAAAAATGGCAGCCAGAAACGGAGATACGGCTATTACATGCAATGATCCTGCGGATATTCCGGTGGGGAAGGTAGTTGCTGCAGGTACTGTAATTATCGGAGGCTGA
- a CDS encoding GPW/gp25 family protein yields MEVIDFLGKGLKYPVSAKKSKLRTSVGEESIKESIMLILGTSRGERVMRPDFGCRLNDMLFSSNELGTATLIQTYVEEALLNWEPRIEVQSVSATMSQTEPTVEINIEYIIKSSNSKANLVYPFYLESVGR; encoded by the coding sequence ATGGAAGTAATAGATTTTTTAGGAAAAGGATTGAAATATCCTGTTTCAGCAAAAAAATCAAAACTGCGTACTTCTGTCGGCGAGGAATCTATAAAGGAATCAATAATGCTTATCCTGGGAACTTCCAGAGGTGAGAGGGTAATGAGACCAGATTTTGGATGTAGACTAAATGACATGCTGTTTTCATCCAATGAACTTGGAACGGCTACATTAATCCAGACCTATGTAGAGGAGGCTTTACTTAATTGGGAACCTAGAATAGAAGTACAGAGCGTATCGGCTACTATGAGCCAGACAGAGCCGACTGTAGAAATCAATATAGAATACATTATAAAGTCCAGTAACAGTAAAGCGAACCTTGTTTATCCATTCTATCTTGAAAGTGTGGGAAGATAA